In Toxoplasma gondii ME49 chromosome X, whole genome shotgun sequence, a single genomic region encodes these proteins:
- a CDS encoding hypothetical protein (encoded by transcript TGME49_225010~Predicted trans-membrane domain (TMHMM2.0):176-196:200-223:430-453:462-485:491-511:520-540:583-606): protein MDTLPPSSSSSSSSSSSSSSSSSTSSSSSSSPSFLSPSAYLPSSSHEGSDRRRLVPFETCSLSRPVAGDRVAFLSAESPRREETGDEVSPLSPTPQPTRPSFVLAASRRLADAAARFPRLFAGQSRAGDGSADTGGGDSGDRSRERAAGRSSGYRSPTVEDRVCSRKLTQWRMETTLVLYVLNVLLHSLNGIFFVLKGEMATGVVIVLTQTTAWVFASLLYVIDREYLKACLALFGLAIFVEIKPLPPSRRLEPGRVSSASRAVSWTSQVSPVAVSDADSAGTRRTRGEARAESLAAGGDRRRDASASHVHLQNMQNTWVALTQIPLLYVYSNVVLYGSDQRFVTGDEAVSLRERTAIFSPSPAATPWLLGTFLGDAREKPYVALCSTALLRLSVLLSCATVAWIMADRLLAHLQKTHARRDFQRTAEEKSLQLLLGLTFVFHLVDLFVRIWTWCLISDDAYAPLNFICCFFLQTLNLALYLTLSSSFLHCFLRGLLSLLVSPLDVFLIHAETPRQGRSAILILLLRLLDLLAISLFVGFRTSADSPASLEAGETDAIEAPLLGSALNEQASRATAALMARLHAASRFCLFLVSVLFCLLVAIIAIKRHRDAVEAATLGYLGPASRLSRRTQPNTSRSAAPPSFSSFPASSSPRAPSPSVSSSSSSFLSSSSSSSSSSSSSSFEDHERCATFESRFVVGELRRGEKREDGQGGEAETERRGGKKGGQPERRKALWRREERSTEGALASVRLLHGEDEEEDDENGDDTSEGRGVCGEERARGQDREDEHQRRRDSQFCVTEREKGWRARIFRENREESLFERTLQREKERKMESRSCGDREFLLPSVSPFRSCAF from the exons ATGGACAccctccctccttcttcttcctcttcttcttcctcttcctcttcctcttcttcttcctcttctacttcgtcgtcttcctcctcttctccttccttcttgtctccttctgcttaTCTTCCATCTTCCTCTCACGAAGGCAGCGATCGCCGTCGGCTCGTTCCGTTTGAAACCTGCTCGCTCTCGAGGCCTGTCGCAGGCGACCGGGTGGCTTTCCTCTCGGCAGAGTCACctcggagagaggagacaggagacgaagtgtctcctctgtctcctacCCCACAGCCCACACGCCCCAGCTTCGTGCTGGCGGCCTCGCGGCGCCTCGCAGATGCCGCTGCCCGCTTTCCGAGGCTCTTCGCCGGACAGAGCCGCGCCGGTGACGGGAGCGCAGACactggaggaggagacagtggagaccgGTCGAGAGAGCGAGCTGCAGGCAGGAGTTCAGGGTACCGGAGTCCGACTGTGGAGGACAGAGTATGCAGTCGAAAACTGACGCAGTGGAGAATGGAGACGACGCTAGTTTTGTATGTCCTAAATGTCCTCCTTCACTCTCTAAACGGAattttcttcgtcctcaa ggGCGAGATGGCGACGGGGGTGGTGATTGTGTTGACGCAGACAACGGCATGGGTCTTTGCGTCTTTGCTTTACGTGATCGATCGAGAGTATCTCAAGGCCTGTTTGGCCCTCTTCGGCCTCGCCATTTTTGTGGAG ATCAAGCCGTTGCCTCCGTCTCGTCGCCTTGAGCCTGGGAgagtctcttctgcctcgcgcGCCGTCTCCTGGACCTCCCAGGTGTCTCCGGTAGCTGTCTCCGACGCGGACTCGGCGGGGACGAGACGGACTCGGGGCGAGGCGAGGGCGGAGAGTCTCGcggcaggaggagacagacgacgagacGCCTCAGCTTCTCACGTTCACCTTCAGAACATGCAGAACACTTGGGTGGCTCTCACGCAAATTCCTCTCCTCTACGTCTACAGCAATGTCGTTTTGTATGGCAGCGACCAGCGCTTCGTCACTG gCGACGAGGCCGTTAGCCTCCGCGAGCGCACTGCGATTTTCTCCCCCTCACCAGCTGCGACGCCGTGGCTTCTCGGGACTTTCCTCGGCGACGCACGAGAGAAACCTTACGTTGCGTTGTGCTCCACtgcgcttctgcgtctctccgttctcctctcctgcgCGACAGTCGCGTGGATCATGGCGGATCGTCTGCTCGCTCACttgcagaaaacgcatgcaaggcgCGACTTCCAGCGAACTGCGGAGGAAAAATCTCTCCAGCTCCTCCTCG GTCTGactttcgtcttccaccTCGTCGACCTCTTCGTACGAATCTGGACGTGGTGTCTCATCAGCGACGACGCCTACGCCCCCCTCAACTTCATAtgctgcttctttctgcag acGTTGAATTTAGCCTTGTATCTCACCCTGTCTTCATCCTTTCTACACTGTTTCCTCCGGGGACTCCTGTCACTCCTAGTTTCTCCGCTTGACGTTTTTCTTATCCACGCAGAAAC ACCGCGTCAAGGCCGCTCTGCAATCTTGATCCtcttgcttcgtctcctggaTCTTCTTGcgatttctctctttgttggCTTTCGGACTTCTGCGGATTCTCCTGCTTCCCTggaggctggagagacagacgcaatCGAGGCGCCGCTCCTTGGCTCTGCCCTCAACGAGCAGGCTTCGCGCGCCACCGCTGCACTCATGGccagactgcatgcggcgag tcgcttctgcctcttcctcgtctcggtgctcttctgtctcttggtGGCAATCATTGCCATCaagcgacacagagacgcggTCGAAGCCGCGACTCTTGGATATCTCGGTCccgcgtctcgcctctctcgacgGACGCAGCCCAATACTTCTCGATCAGCTgctcctccttccttctcttctttccccgcctcctcttcacctCGTGCGCCTTCaccctctgtttcctcttcctcatcatcttttctctcttcctcttcttcctcctcttcttcctcttcttcatcgtctttTGAGGACCATGAACGCTGTGCAACTTTCGAGTCTCGGTTTGTTGTGGGAGAGTtaaggagaggagagaagcgcgaagatGGCCAAGGAggggaagccgagacagaaaggcgaggaggaaagaagggaggacaACCGGAGCGGAGGAAGGCGCTCTGGCGGCGAGAGGAACGTTCAACGGAGGGCGCGCTCGCATCTGTGCGGCTTCTacacggagaagacgaagaagaggacgacgagaaTGGCGATGACACAAGCGAAGGACGGGGGGTCTGtggtgaagagagagcgcgcggacaagaccgagaagacgaacatCAAAGACGACGCGACAGTCAGTTCTGTGTcacggagagggagaaaggatgGCGAGCGAGGATATTTCGAGAAAATAGGGAAGAGAGCTTGTTCGAGAGGACGTtgcaaagggagaaggaaagaaagatgGAGAGTCGGTCTTGCGGAGATCGGGAGTTCCTATTGCCTTCTGTATCGCCCTTCCGAAGCTGTGCTTTTTGA